The following coding sequences are from one Leptospira mayottensis 200901116 window:
- a CDS encoding methyl-accepting chemotaxis protein, protein MSIRFRISLYLSLILMAGSLTITAMSTITAYFKLSQDIKDSSTLVAFRYAFEIQDFFDKALGGLRGLEFQLSHAKPTREETIETLKDLAQTDPNYFGAWSVFEPGKFDSKDSQYVNKQGYDATGRFVPYVNKSMGPEKSLVLEAVIYYENQDASGYFYNIPKKTGLDFIADPFAYPVSGKEVLMISVVKPVRRNGEIAGVVGMDITMKNMQKMLAPIRPYQGEGYLSLISPGGFYAANGLQPELVGKEIQDPEWKKQILEGSEKKEIQIYEKDQSIHFLYSFYIGNYNKKWILEVCVPNNIFWKNLSRIILETIAASLVTMIVIVILLNLIFQKLITNGINSAISFSEQISSGNLIVDNKYERNDEIGKLLLSLNQMKNNIKKIILEIKGSSESLNSTSDKMAESSKNFYDVAQIQASASEESSAAIEELASSAENVGKSMEKAIFHMKDIDGNVILLKEQITKINEEMKSLSSLASESQQQAITGESSMNQSTKAMDEIGDSASRINEILSIITDISEKTNLLALNAAIEAARAGEAGKGFAVVAEEISKLASQTSNSVQEIGQLVESTNRAVTNGTGKVKEASDILAKLRSSVDMFGVSAKNVLDSVNTQEKNTEKIHHSASSLMSFSLQIEEAVREQRHASEEIAKTILSISEGTQEIANGADDLTGFSKNMHTQSEGLLRFINQFKI, encoded by the coding sequence ATGAGCATAAGGTTTCGAATATCGTTATATCTATCCCTAATACTCATGGCGGGAAGCCTTACAATTACCGCTATGAGTACTATTACGGCTTACTTTAAACTTTCTCAGGATATCAAAGATTCCTCTACCTTGGTTGCGTTTCGATACGCTTTTGAAATTCAGGACTTTTTCGATAAAGCCTTAGGCGGTTTAAGAGGACTCGAATTTCAACTTTCGCATGCAAAACCGACAAGAGAAGAGACTATCGAAACCTTGAAGGATCTCGCTCAAACGGATCCGAACTACTTCGGAGCTTGGTCCGTTTTTGAACCCGGAAAATTCGATTCCAAGGATTCTCAATACGTAAACAAACAAGGTTACGATGCTACCGGAAGATTCGTTCCTTACGTAAATAAGTCGATGGGGCCTGAGAAATCTCTCGTTTTGGAAGCGGTTATTTACTACGAAAATCAAGATGCGAGCGGATACTTTTATAATATTCCAAAAAAAACAGGATTGGATTTTATCGCGGATCCTTTCGCTTATCCGGTATCCGGCAAAGAAGTCCTAATGATCTCCGTCGTCAAACCGGTACGCAGAAACGGAGAAATTGCCGGAGTTGTAGGCATGGATATTACAATGAAAAACATGCAAAAGATGTTAGCTCCGATCCGTCCTTATCAGGGAGAAGGATACCTGAGTCTGATTTCTCCGGGCGGTTTTTACGCCGCAAACGGACTACAACCGGAGCTCGTTGGAAAAGAGATTCAAGATCCTGAATGGAAAAAACAAATTTTGGAAGGAAGCGAGAAAAAAGAAATCCAGATTTATGAAAAAGATCAATCCATTCATTTTCTCTACTCTTTTTATATCGGAAATTACAATAAGAAATGGATCTTAGAAGTCTGCGTTCCCAACAACATCTTTTGGAAGAATTTGTCGAGAATCATCCTGGAAACGATCGCCGCTTCCTTGGTCACAATGATCGTCATCGTAATTCTATTGAATCTAATATTTCAAAAATTGATCACGAATGGGATTAATTCCGCAATCTCTTTCTCCGAACAAATTTCCTCCGGCAACCTGATCGTAGATAACAAATACGAACGTAACGACGAGATCGGAAAACTTCTCCTCTCTCTTAACCAAATGAAGAACAACATCAAAAAGATCATTCTTGAAATCAAAGGTTCTTCTGAATCCTTGAATTCCACTTCCGATAAAATGGCGGAATCATCGAAAAATTTTTATGACGTCGCACAAATACAAGCTTCCGCGTCCGAAGAATCCTCCGCGGCAATCGAAGAATTGGCCTCTTCGGCCGAAAATGTGGGTAAATCGATGGAAAAAGCTATTTTCCACATGAAAGATATTGACGGAAACGTAATTCTTTTAAAAGAACAAATCACAAAAATCAATGAAGAGATGAAATCTCTCTCCTCTCTAGCGAGTGAATCGCAACAACAGGCTATCACTGGCGAAAGTTCCATGAATCAATCCACAAAGGCGATGGACGAAATCGGGGACAGCGCTTCTCGGATCAACGAAATCCTTTCCATTATCACCGACATTTCTGAAAAGACCAACTTACTTGCGTTAAACGCCGCTATTGAAGCCGCGCGAGCGGGAGAGGCTGGAAAAGGATTTGCAGTTGTCGCGGAAGAAATTTCCAAACTCGCATCTCAAACTTCCAACAGCGTTCAAGAGATCGGACAACTCGTGGAATCCACGAATCGTGCAGTAACCAACGGAACCGGCAAAGTAAAGGAAGCATCCGATATCCTCGCCAAACTCAGGAGTTCCGTGGATATGTTCGGGGTTTCCGCAAAGAACGTTTTGGATTCCGTAAACACTCAGGAAAAAAATACAGAGAAAATCCATCACAGCGCAAGCTCACTCATGAGTTTCAGTCTTCAAATCGAAGAAGCCGTCCGAGAGCAAAGACATGCTTCGGAGGAAATCGCAAAGACAATCCTCAGCATTTCCGAAGGAACCCAAGAGATTGCAAATGGCGCGGATGACCTAACCGGATTTTCCAAAAACATGCATACTCAATCGGAAGGATTGCTACGTTTTATCAATCAGTTTAAAATATAA
- a CDS encoding LA_0442/LA_0875 N-terminal domain-containing protein gives MKSKFYFLFLFHLFFFFEFSLNAADIVRLKNGSIHRGKVLLEDEEKIFLAEHDDYIRYINKENVLSVTYEKPQDKNKNTFFSSDKDKIPKSESTRANPYAGIATPIEREPPHANSQGNETTIDITHEIVSDFIWRGLSFSGEMANRRRNDSYASTTFVPSYQPTININTPLKGFMIQFWGNFQLTERNDRNNDGRLQLFPGGPGPSYPGQGNPFMAPNPDLLNQSCVYDTQNNLLKENYTTGPTCGGIVPKPYKEQNGMKRADGLFYAFYYTFEKNSWGKFTVGTWFYNTFHKNPAYVSTPLGGYNSLAAQGVSSSNNTSNQVTRLAWQEYYIFWQLPEFSFLPFISYLTPTISFYTQISAENASLAAGKNYLSLYLSHEYFKEDFFRITPAVNIGYEMSNNIVDNRYGIQDITSSLTFYFGKFFIKGNHVYRPNLYMYDTDNYYGATGGYVNRNTKDGLIVDPSKVNGPLNQFLLDQIANSPLIPDAGDGSLRQMIRESYLLQKIPAHLFWFSIGFSHSF, from the coding sequence ATGAAATCTAAATTTTACTTTCTATTTTTGTTCCATCTATTTTTTTTCTTTGAATTTTCTTTGAACGCTGCCGATATTGTCCGCTTAAAAAACGGTTCGATACATAGAGGCAAAGTGCTTTTGGAGGACGAAGAGAAAATTTTTCTTGCGGAGCATGACGACTATATCCGTTATATCAACAAAGAAAACGTTCTCAGTGTCACATACGAAAAACCGCAGGACAAAAACAAAAACACTTTCTTCTCTTCCGACAAGGATAAAATCCCTAAATCAGAATCCACCCGTGCAAATCCATACGCGGGAATCGCGACTCCGATCGAAAGAGAACCTCCCCACGCGAATTCTCAAGGAAACGAAACGACTATAGACATTACCCACGAGATCGTATCGGACTTTATCTGGAGGGGACTCAGTTTTTCGGGAGAGATGGCCAATCGTCGTAGGAACGACAGTTACGCTTCCACTACTTTTGTCCCTTCCTATCAACCTACGATCAATATCAATACCCCATTAAAGGGATTTATGATTCAATTTTGGGGCAATTTTCAGCTAACGGAAAGAAACGACCGAAACAATGACGGACGATTACAATTGTTTCCGGGAGGCCCGGGGCCCTCTTATCCGGGACAAGGAAATCCGTTTATGGCTCCGAATCCGGATCTTCTCAATCAAAGTTGTGTGTATGATACTCAAAATAACTTATTAAAAGAGAACTACACAACCGGACCAACTTGCGGCGGAATCGTCCCAAAACCCTACAAAGAACAAAACGGAATGAAACGAGCAGACGGTTTGTTTTACGCGTTCTATTATACTTTCGAAAAAAACAGTTGGGGAAAGTTTACAGTCGGAACTTGGTTCTACAATACGTTTCACAAAAACCCCGCATATGTTTCAACTCCATTAGGAGGTTATAATTCTCTTGCAGCTCAAGGAGTATCGAGCTCAAACAATACCTCGAATCAAGTGACAAGACTCGCTTGGCAGGAATACTATATCTTTTGGCAGCTTCCGGAATTTTCATTTCTTCCATTTATCTCTTATCTGACTCCGACAATTTCCTTTTACACTCAGATCAGTGCGGAGAACGCGAGTTTGGCGGCGGGAAAAAATTACCTTTCTCTTTATTTAAGTCACGAGTATTTCAAAGAGGATTTTTTTAGAATCACCCCGGCTGTCAATATCGGGTACGAAATGTCCAATAATATCGTGGATAACAGATACGGAATCCAGGACATTACGAGTAGTTTAACCTTCTATTTCGGAAAATTTTTCATCAAAGGGAATCACGTATATAGACCTAATCTGTATATGTATGATACAGACAATTACTATGGAGCAACCGGAGGATACGTTAACCGAAATACAAAAGACGGTTTGATCGTCGATCCCTCGAAAGTAAACGGCCCTTTGAATCAGTTTTTATTGGACCAGATAGCGAACAGTCCTTTGATTCCGGATGCGGGAGACGGTTCCCTGAGACAAATGATCCGAGAATCCTATTTATTACAGAAAATACCCGCGCATTTATTTTGGTTCAGCATCGGATTTTCGCATAGCTTTTAA
- a CDS encoding PP2C family protein-serine/threonine phosphatase: protein MTWIKQFSKLKSGFLNPFTFFEREFNYSEAESWKDQTKIDQSFIRLAFLLHFMMYSTFAISEVRDSERGILYLGIIFLVNVMSLVLSFQEKFLSWVIHISNTVIIFFMMNLFHESFYGFRDLESLQIYNNYFLLISLIVIFQMFRLKKSSCLLTGMIAICLHIIFVSIKRMELGLEDFPRILFVPDVVYGLCIVIGTSSVIIVKRLISISSELDLEYKYIQQDLTVAKQVQENLFPGKLSIKGIRYEVMRITPNHIGGDFFDFVQLREGNTGIFLTDVAGHGIASALVASMVKIMVSTMPYILKVHPSRLMDYIDDSLNKQFHSYHASAIYMFLDFISREVTFSNAGHPYLIRGSFTKEFHEVETEGAILGFGIKKPIAEQVKLPLVERDRFFLYTDGLIENKNWEGKFLGTEGLLEILNENRFEKDLGVFKANVQKAVENFFGNVALEDDTLFLIVEVE, encoded by the coding sequence ATGACCTGGATAAAACAATTCAGTAAACTCAAATCCGGTTTCTTAAATCCTTTCACTTTTTTTGAAAGGGAATTCAATTATAGCGAAGCTGAATCCTGGAAGGATCAGACAAAAATCGACCAATCGTTTATACGACTAGCTTTCCTTTTGCATTTTATGATGTATTCTACTTTTGCGATTTCGGAAGTTCGGGATTCGGAAAGAGGAATTCTATACTTAGGAATCATCTTTCTCGTCAACGTGATGAGTTTGGTGCTTTCCTTTCAGGAAAAATTTCTCTCTTGGGTAATTCATATTTCAAATACCGTCATCATATTTTTTATGATGAATCTGTTTCACGAATCCTTCTATGGATTTCGGGATTTGGAAAGCCTTCAAATCTATAATAATTACTTTTTACTAATATCTTTGATCGTAATATTCCAGATGTTCCGATTAAAAAAAAGTTCCTGTCTTTTGACCGGAATGATCGCGATTTGTCTTCATATTATTTTCGTTTCGATCAAAAGAATGGAGCTCGGACTTGAGGATTTTCCAAGAATCCTTTTCGTGCCCGATGTGGTGTATGGGCTTTGTATTGTGATCGGAACTTCTTCAGTGATCATCGTGAAAAGATTGATTTCAATTTCATCCGAGCTCGATCTGGAATACAAATACATACAACAGGATCTCACAGTTGCAAAACAGGTTCAGGAAAACTTGTTTCCCGGAAAACTTAGCATCAAGGGAATTCGATACGAGGTGATGCGGATTACTCCCAATCATATCGGAGGGGATTTCTTCGATTTCGTGCAACTTCGGGAAGGAAACACTGGAATTTTTCTAACCGATGTAGCAGGACATGGGATTGCTTCGGCACTTGTCGCCTCGATGGTAAAGATTATGGTTTCGACGATGCCTTACATTTTGAAAGTGCATCCATCCCGTCTGATGGATTACATAGACGATTCCCTAAATAAACAATTTCATTCCTATCATGCATCTGCGATTTACATGTTTCTGGATTTTATTTCCAGAGAGGTCACGTTTTCGAACGCGGGACATCCGTATTTGATTCGTGGATCTTTTACAAAGGAATTTCACGAGGTCGAAACAGAAGGCGCTATTCTCGGTTTCGGGATCAAAAAGCCGATCGCAGAACAGGTCAAACTTCCTCTTGTAGAACGGGATCGATTCTTTTTATACACGGATGGTTTGATAGAAAACAAGAATTGGGAAGGAAAATTTCTTGGAACGGAAGGCCTACTTGAAATATTGAATGAGAATCGATTTGAAAAAGATCTGGGCGTCTTTAAGGCGAACGTGCAAAAGGCGGTCGAAAACTTTTTCGGAAACGTTGCTCTGGAGGACGATACCCTCTTTCTCATCGTGGAAGTGGAGTAA
- a CDS encoding enoyl-CoA hydratase-related protein has protein sequence MSGKLIEVTKEGQIAILTIQRPSALNALNREVLAQIGQEIDVLEKDKDIRVLIVTGEGKAFVAGADIAEMKDLNVSEGEEFSKLGNAVFQKLHQSRIVSIAAINGFSLGGGMELALACDIRVGSEKAKLGLPEVSLGLIPGFGGTQRLARLIGYARAIELVVTGDMIAAEEGYRIGILNKLVKEGEDVLAFSKTIANSILKKGPQAIERVKRTIQQGLDVTLKDGISIEEKAFGACFDGGQSKEGMTAFLEKRPPQF, from the coding sequence ATGAGTGGAAAATTAATCGAAGTAACTAAAGAAGGACAGATCGCGATTCTTACGATCCAAAGGCCTTCCGCATTGAATGCTCTCAATCGAGAGGTGTTGGCTCAAATCGGTCAAGAAATAGATGTTCTTGAAAAGGATAAAGATATCCGAGTATTAATCGTAACCGGAGAAGGAAAGGCATTTGTTGCTGGAGCCGATATTGCTGAAATGAAGGACTTAAACGTTTCCGAGGGAGAGGAATTTTCCAAACTAGGAAATGCGGTCTTCCAAAAATTGCATCAATCCAGAATTGTCTCGATCGCCGCGATCAACGGTTTTTCCCTCGGTGGGGGGATGGAACTTGCACTTGCCTGTGATATACGGGTCGGGTCAGAAAAGGCGAAGTTAGGATTGCCCGAGGTTTCCTTAGGATTGATTCCTGGTTTTGGAGGAACACAAAGACTTGCAAGATTGATCGGTTATGCAAGGGCGATCGAACTCGTGGTTACCGGTGATATGATCGCTGCCGAGGAAGGATATAGAATCGGGATTCTCAATAAACTGGTAAAAGAAGGAGAAGATGTATTAGCTTTTTCTAAAACGATTGCAAATTCCATTCTGAAAAAAGGACCTCAGGCGATCGAAAGAGTCAAAAGAACGATCCAACAAGGGCTGGATGTTACTTTGAAAGACGGGATTTCTATCGAAGAGAAAGCGTTCGGTGCATGTTTTGATGGAGGGCAGTCCAAAGAAGGGATGACCGCGTTTTTGGAAAAAAGACCACCTCAGTTTTAA
- a CDS encoding DUF192 domain-containing protein, whose translation MLAPKFKILFIFGFIFGVAYNVYPRELEKITIYVDEHPLLVEIANTPADRARGLMYRKSIGENEGMLFVFAKPEYLSFWMKNTRIPLSIAYFNQDKRITDVHDMKPNQTTELYHSSEKALYALEVNQGWFSKRKIGKYGVLKIPDRVRAVQ comes from the coding sequence ATGCTTGCACCCAAATTCAAAATTTTATTTATATTCGGTTTTATTTTTGGCGTTGCATACAACGTTTATCCTAGGGAACTCGAAAAAATTACGATCTATGTGGATGAACATCCGCTTCTTGTGGAAATCGCTAATACACCTGCGGACCGTGCCAGGGGCTTGATGTATCGAAAATCTATAGGTGAAAATGAAGGAATGCTTTTTGTTTTCGCAAAACCGGAATATTTGAGTTTTTGGATGAAAAATACCCGGATCCCTTTAAGCATAGCGTATTTCAATCAGGATAAAAGAATCACTGATGTGCACGATATGAAGCCCAATCAAACGACCGAATTGTATCATTCAAGCGAAAAGGCCCTATATGCTTTGGAAGTAAATCAGGGTTGGTTTTCTAAAAGAAAGATTGGCAAATACGGAGTGCTGAAAATTCCGGATCGAGTGAGAGCGGTTCAGTAA
- a CDS encoding DUF3332 domain-containing protein → MQQNKFRKTVVAILAPMIFFISFANCFGKFAIVKKVYEVNDSFNIGSGLLAKFIKTLVMYFPFSILYGVGFFFDLILFNLIEFWSGSNPVGYNEYDENGKYVKTYEENGEKLLLSYSDFGKRLDIQLEKEGNYQNLIVFRAEPGKFFAQKNGKLEEVVISSETIGSKTILKMAEQGKLKSSRVVDTKTLTDLEAKLVSKPL, encoded by the coding sequence ATGCAACAAAACAAATTTCGTAAGACAGTCGTAGCGATTCTTGCACCGATGATTTTTTTCATTTCCTTTGCAAACTGTTTCGGTAAGTTTGCAATCGTTAAAAAAGTGTACGAAGTAAACGACAGTTTTAATATTGGCAGCGGCTTATTGGCGAAGTTCATTAAGACTCTCGTAATGTATTTTCCTTTCAGCATTCTTTATGGGGTCGGATTTTTCTTCGATTTAATTCTCTTTAACCTAATCGAATTCTGGTCAGGAAGCAACCCGGTGGGCTATAACGAATACGACGAAAATGGAAAATACGTTAAGACCTACGAAGAGAACGGAGAAAAACTTTTACTGAGTTATTCCGATTTTGGGAAAAGATTGGATATCCAACTCGAAAAAGAAGGGAATTATCAAAACCTGATCGTCTTTCGCGCCGAACCCGGAAAATTTTTCGCACAAAAAAACGGCAAATTAGAAGAGGTCGTGATTTCCTCCGAAACGATTGGATCTAAAACGATCCTGAAAATGGCGGAACAAGGCAAACTGAAGTCCAGCAGAGTAGTCGATACAAAAACGTTAACCGACCTAGAAGCAAAACTAGTTTCCAAACCTCTTTAA
- a CDS encoding MBOAT family O-acyltransferase → MLFPTLEFFVFFIFVFLVYWYLIPYFFGSDTKALSFTHFFLLVVSYYFYMSWDWRFGGLILLSTVIDFVLAARIGSSQDQRTRFALITVSLVLNLVFILGFFKYYNFFADSINLFLGHFGVKNALPILHVILPVGISFYTFQSLSYTIDVYRRQILPEKSFLRFALFVSFFPQLVAGPIVTAKTFLPQLDTVKSLTEIRFRKAIRYFILGYIKKVVLSDNAAPIIEKIFGHPESYGTVALWLGATLFLIQIYCDFSGYTDMAYASALLLGYELPENFRMPFIARSVTEHWRRWHITLSTWLRDYVYISLGGNRAGAFRHRFNLWFTMFVAGFWHGAAWTFVIWGSCQGTILLLEALYGSLKEKHFRDFRILPDKILAPIQIILTCFVSVAVGTWFRAESFTKGWIMLKKMFIYTEGGLRPYMFKTGIPVILCVIAGQWLGYFIFEKKREWDPPVWFEFSFYPIIAVILALLTPDLELPFIYFQF, encoded by the coding sequence TTGCTTTTTCCAACTTTAGAATTTTTCGTATTTTTTATCTTCGTATTCCTGGTTTATTGGTATTTGATTCCATACTTTTTCGGAAGCGATACAAAAGCTCTATCTTTCACTCATTTTTTTTTACTCGTCGTAAGCTATTATTTTTACATGAGTTGGGACTGGAGATTCGGCGGTTTGATATTGCTTTCCACCGTGATCGATTTTGTTCTCGCCGCGAGAATTGGTTCTTCTCAGGATCAAAGGACCAGATTCGCGTTAATCACAGTCAGTTTGGTTCTAAATCTCGTCTTTATATTGGGTTTTTTCAAATATTATAATTTCTTTGCAGACTCCATCAATTTATTTCTCGGACATTTCGGAGTAAAAAACGCGCTTCCGATTTTACACGTTATTCTTCCCGTGGGAATTTCCTTTTATACGTTTCAATCTTTGAGTTATACGATCGACGTGTATCGAAGGCAAATTCTTCCCGAAAAAAGTTTTTTACGATTTGCATTGTTCGTTTCTTTTTTTCCTCAACTTGTAGCGGGGCCGATCGTGACGGCCAAGACCTTTTTACCTCAATTGGACACGGTTAAAAGTTTAACGGAAATTCGATTTAGAAAGGCGATCCGTTATTTCATCTTGGGTTATATCAAGAAGGTTGTGCTTTCGGATAATGCTGCCCCGATCATCGAAAAAATCTTCGGTCATCCCGAAAGCTACGGAACAGTTGCGCTTTGGTTAGGAGCTACTTTATTTCTCATACAAATTTACTGCGATTTCAGCGGTTATACGGATATGGCTTATGCATCCGCATTGTTGTTAGGTTACGAACTACCGGAGAATTTCCGAATGCCTTTTATTGCAAGAAGCGTTACGGAGCACTGGAGAAGATGGCATATAACTCTTTCCACTTGGCTTAGGGATTATGTGTATATTTCCTTGGGAGGAAATAGAGCGGGGGCTTTTCGTCATAGATTCAATCTTTGGTTTACGATGTTTGTGGCCGGTTTTTGGCATGGGGCGGCTTGGACGTTCGTCATCTGGGGAAGTTGTCAAGGGACAATTTTACTTTTGGAAGCTCTTTATGGAAGTTTAAAGGAAAAACATTTTCGGGATTTTCGGATACTTCCGGATAAAATATTGGCGCCGATCCAAATCATTCTTACCTGTTTCGTATCGGTAGCCGTAGGGACTTGGTTTCGTGCCGAGTCTTTTACAAAAGGTTGGATCATGCTGAAAAAGATGTTCATTTATACCGAAGGAGGTTTGCGTCCTTATATGTTCAAGACGGGAATTCCGGTTATCCTTTGTGTGATTGCTGGTCAGTGGCTCGGTTATTTTATCTTCGAAAAAAAGAGGGAATGGGATCCACCCGTATGGTTCGAGTTCTCGTTTTATCCTATCATTGCAGTGATTTTGGCTCTTTTGACCCCGGATCTGGAATTGCCGTTCATCTATTTTCAATTTTAA
- a CDS encoding PilZ domain-containing protein: MLGNPDEQPRSRRYYPGIYADYIIQIEFGLITLHAELVNISETGICLILNGEDLDVTKPVYGSVIEKESEKRLEFEGDIVWVAPEVMDHKTRFAYGLRFREPMVLTESLVLINLSLQDP, from the coding sequence ATGTTGGGTAATCCAGACGAACAGCCGAGAAGTCGCAGATACTATCCGGGTATTTATGCCGATTATATCATACAAATCGAATTTGGTCTAATTACACTTCATGCAGAGCTCGTCAATATTTCCGAGACTGGAATTTGTCTTATCTTAAACGGAGAGGACTTGGACGTCACAAAGCCAGTTTACGGTTCCGTAATTGAAAAGGAATCGGAAAAACGTCTTGAATTCGAGGGTGATATCGTGTGGGTTGCTCCGGAAGTGATGGATCATAAGACGAGATTTGCCTATGGACTTAGATTTCGTGAGCCTATGGTTTTGACGGAATCGTTGGTTTTGATCAATCTTTCTTTGCAAGATCCCTAA
- a CDS encoding RNA polymerase sigma factor: MDSSSTKIEHKQIIPKKPTLREIEIGLLRKIKEGDDEAYIQLVNPFRERLYRKAVSMVKDGDDAEDIVQDALISGYRSIRNFRADSGVYTWLYRIVVNKSKDMLAKRKRAKENSMDDKEYQVTDDRVGFEKKIELSDESNYLISKINGLEDLYKEVIELRYFEEMSYAQIAEVLGTNVGTVKSRLFKAKEFLKHLILQDGKGEGYFR; the protein is encoded by the coding sequence ATGGATTCATCTTCTACAAAGATAGAGCACAAACAAATCATCCCTAAAAAACCGACCTTAAGAGAGATTGAAATTGGTCTTCTCAGAAAGATCAAAGAAGGGGATGATGAGGCTTATATTCAGCTTGTCAATCCGTTTCGGGAGAGGCTCTATCGCAAAGCGGTTTCGATGGTGAAGGATGGAGACGATGCGGAGGATATCGTTCAAGACGCACTCATTTCCGGATATAGATCGATTCGTAACTTTCGTGCGGATTCTGGAGTTTATACCTGGCTTTATCGGATCGTAGTCAATAAATCCAAGGACATGTTAGCGAAACGAAAACGAGCTAAAGAGAATTCTATGGATGATAAGGAATACCAGGTAACGGATGATCGGGTAGGATTTGAAAAAAAAATTGAACTTAGTGATGAGTCCAACTATCTAATTAGCAAAATCAACGGCTTGGAAGATCTCTATAAAGAGGTGATTGAACTTAGATACTTCGAAGAGATGTCTTACGCGCAGATCGCCGAAGTTCTGGGAACCAACGTGGGAACTGTAAAGAGCAGGCTCTTTAAGGCGAAAGAATTCCTGAAACATTTGATTTTACAAGACGGCAAGGGTGAAGGATACTTTAGGTAA
- a CDS encoding LIMLP_12425 family protein, giving the protein MESLQSKFKIPLFLRKEDGDLLKIENSLVKTMSELRDKELRSINLGEEFSIRLKNQLKAIRPEPEKGWERIWENILANRSLQFSFSAVLVIAIVFVIYNRIQSSNVPNLSERSGTIFEQSSTGDFQDIPSSGKFRSESDKVLLRQIPSTAEARKTIDSLRKYFSERGDLGIVEELDRILEQTQGNNP; this is encoded by the coding sequence ATGGAAAGTTTACAGTCAAAATTCAAAATTCCGCTTTTTCTTCGAAAGGAAGACGGAGATTTACTTAAGATTGAAAATTCGCTCGTGAAAACGATGTCCGAACTCAGGGACAAAGAATTACGTAGTATTAACTTAGGCGAGGAGTTTTCGATCCGATTGAAAAATCAACTCAAAGCAATTCGGCCCGAACCCGAAAAAGGATGGGAGAGAATCTGGGAAAATATCCTCGCTAATCGTAGTTTACAATTTTCCTTTTCAGCCGTTTTGGTAATTGCAATCGTATTCGTAATTTATAATCGAATTCAAAGTTCTAACGTTCCCAATTTGTCCGAAAGATCCGGTACCATATTTGAGCAATCTTCAACGGGGGATTTTCAGGACATTCCTTCTTCCGGTAAATTCCGATCCGAATCGGACAAAGTTCTTCTTAGACAAATTCCTTCCACTGCAGAAGCCAGAAAAACGATCGATTCTCTCCGGAAATATTTTTCTGAAAGAGGGGATTTGGGAATTGTGGAAGAATTGGATCGAATTCTCGAACAAACCCAGGGAAATAATCCTTAG